The DNA segment GCACTTCTTGAACTGTTCTTCAGTTTCGAGCTTGGTACGGCCGGACTGGATGATGTCGAATCCACCAGTGTTGCGGTAGGAGTCCATGATCTTTTCGTTGATCACGATGAACTTGCCGTTTTCGAGGCCGGACGGACCGCCGAGGAAGCCGAGGAGCTTGGAATTCTTGCTGATGCTCTTGATACCGTCGAAGATACCCGCGATCACGTTGTGTCCACCAGGAGCCTGGCCACCGGAGAGCACCACGCCCACGTTCAGAGCCTTACCGGCAGCAGCCTTGGTAGCCTTCTTCATGGAAATGTACGGTGCACCGTAGGTGTTCGGGAACAGAGCCTTGATCTTGGCCTGGTCGCGCACGGATTCGGTTGCCTTACCCTTGTTGAGAGTGACCTTGAGAGCGCCGTCGCGGAGAGCGGCGGGGAGTTTCGGCTGGTAGGCCTTGCGGGCCTTGCCGAGGACGGACAGATTGTCAGCCATTGTTTTTTCCTTTTGATTTAGCCCGTCAACAGTATATGCACGGGCCGGGTTAAAAAATACGCACTAAATATAGCTAAATGAATTCATTCGTATCCAAAATAAGAAAAAAAAGTTTTCAAAATGGCTAAAAAAACTAATTTTACGCAACTTGGTTTGGAAATATGAAAAAAATTAGGGGCCTGTTTACTAATTTCCGACTTCGCAAGCGCTTGCTTGCGCTTTCGGATGCATTTATTATCGTGGTGGCGGGGTTGCTCGCCAACTTCCCGATTCCCGTATATGCAGCGCGTATCGGTCGCCCCGACTTGTTTGCCTTCTTGTCAACTTGTGTTATCTGTTGCTTTGCGACCCTTTTGCTGTTTGGGGCTTATAACAGACTCTGACGCTATTTTGACCGCAACGATTACCTGAATTGCGTCAAGGGTGTCGTGACGGGATATGTCGTTGCTGTCGGACTGTATTACATATTTACCTATACGGTGTACTGCCGCTTTTCTCTGTTGACCTGCGCTCTTTCGGTGGCGGGAGTATGTGCATTCCGCTACTTGATCAAGGATGCTTTCGCTACCCTCGTCGAAACCGGTCGCAAGGATGCCGCCTACAAGCGTACGATGATTATCGGAGCGGGACGCGCCGGAAAACTGCTCATGACCGAAATTGCAAATCGCGGCTTGGGCGAATCGGGTGAGGGTGGAAAACGCGGGAGCCGTTCCAAGATTTTGCCCGTATGCGTTATTGATGACGACCGCAGTAAAATCGGTCGTCGTTTTTGTGGAATTCTCGTAGCCGGAGGCACGGCTGATATCGGAAAAATCGCAAAAATCGAAAATATTGAACAAATTATTTTCGCCATTCCCAGCTGCCCGCCCAAGGATCGCCGCGTCATTCTTGGAATTTGCAACAAGACGGGGCTCCCGGTAAAGGTACTTCCGTTCATCGGTTCTGCCCTCGGCGATTCCATGTACAATGATTCGGGACGAAGCTTTGCAAGCCAGATCCGCGACATCAACGTAGAAGACCTTTTAGGGCGTGAACCGGTCAAGTTCGACAACAAGGATATCCGTGACTTTATCGAGGGCAAAGTCTGCATGGTTACGGGTGGCGGTGGCTCTATCGGCAGCGAACTTGTACGACAGATTGCGAAATACTCCCCCAAACAGCTGATCATTGTCGATATTTACGAAAATAACGCCTACGAAATCCAGCAAGAAATGGTGATGGAATACGGCGGCTCCCTGAACCTGGTGACGCTGATTGCAAGTGTGCGTGACTACCAGCGCATGAATCATATTTTCAAGACCTACAAACCGGATGTCGTGTTCCATGCGGCGGCTCACAAGCATGTGCCCCTGATGGAAAGTAGCCCGATGGAAGCGATTAAGAACAACGTGATGGGAACCTTCAATGTAGCCTTCCTTTCGCTGTTCAATAAGGTCCAGAAGTTTGTGATGATCAGCACCGACAAGGCGGTGAACCCGACGAACGTGATGGGTGCCTCCAAGCGCTGCTGCGAAATGATCGTACAGTACCTGGCGCAGCAAAAGGCGAGTACGGCTGAATTTGTATGTACCCGTTTCGGGAACGTTCTCGGTAGTAACGGCTCCGTGATTCCTTTGTTCAAAAAGCAAATTGAGCAGGGCAAGCCCGTGACGGTGACGCATCCCGATATCATACGCTACTTTATGACCATCCCCGAAGCGGTGAGCCTGGTGATGGAAGCGGCGAGCATCGCGAAGGGTGGCGAAATCTTTGTTCTCGATATGGGGCAGCCGGTAAAGATTGTAACCTTGGCCGAAAACCTGATCCGCATGTACGGAAAGGTGCCCTACACCGATGTCGAGATCAAGTTTACCGGACTTCGGCCCGGCGAGAAAATTCGCGAAGAACTGCTGATGAACGAAGAAGGCCTCGAAAAGACGCGTAACAAGCTTATTTTTATCGGCAAACAGCTCGAAATCGACGGCGATCACTTTATCAAGCAACTTTGGAATTTGAAAAATTCGGCGGAAAAGAACGATGATGCCGAGGCGATTCGTGCACTCCACGAAATCGTACCGACATTTACCACGCCGGAACAATATAACTCCAAGGCAATTTCTAACTTTGTCGCTCCTTCTAGAGGTTAGGTCTATAGGATAAAAACAATGAAAATACGTTTTTTAAGCTCTTTGATTTTGGTGGTTGCGGTAGTCTGTTTCGCCCAGACAGGTTTGATGGGCGGCTCCGACGGTATTCACCAGATTAATACAAGAACTCTGGGAACGGGGCAAATCATTGCTGGTACCGGTGGTAATATCACACTTGACCCTTGGGCGCTTTCGCGTGGGGGTATTTATTATAATGATGGCGAAGAAAATCATTTCCATCAT comes from the Fibrobacter sp. UWH4 genome and includes:
- a CDS encoding nucleoside-diphosphate sugar epimerase/dehydratase, translating into MTGYVVAVGLYYIFTYTVYCRFSLLTCALSVAGVCAFRYLIKDAFATLVETGRKDAAYKRTMIIGAGRAGKLLMTEIANRGLGESGEGGKRGSRSKILPVCVIDDDRSKIGRRFCGILVAGGTADIGKIAKIENIEQIIFAIPSCPPKDRRVILGICNKTGLPVKVLPFIGSALGDSMYNDSGRSFASQIRDINVEDLLGREPVKFDNKDIRDFIEGKVCMVTGGGGSIGSELVRQIAKYSPKQLIIVDIYENNAYEIQQEMVMEYGGSLNLVTLIASVRDYQRMNHIFKTYKPDVVFHAAAHKHVPLMESSPMEAIKNNVMGTFNVAFLSLFNKVQKFVMISTDKAVNPTNVMGASKRCCEMIVQYLAQQKASTAEFVCTRFGNVLGSNGSVIPLFKKQIEQGKPVTVTHPDIIRYFMTIPEAVSLVMEAASIAKGGEIFVLDMGQPVKIVTLAENLIRMYGKVPYTDVEIKFTGLRPGEKIREELLMNEEGLEKTRNKLIFIGKQLEIDGDHFIKQLWNLKNSAEKNDDAEAIRALHEIVPTFTTPEQYNSKAISNFVAPSRG